One Cryptosporangium aurantiacum DNA window includes the following coding sequences:
- the nagA gene encoding N-acetylglucosamine-6-phosphate deacetylase: MTLLIGARVVTPSGVLDSGWVSVEGSTITDLGTGPAPGGAGPVVDLGGGWLLPGFVDLHVHGGGGHDFTTSADDLAAGVAFHASRGTTRTLISLVTAPVDALAEQLRWVADAVAAGSTVVGAHLEGPFLASARCGAQNPAHLIDPDAGALRKLLDAGRGTVRVVTVAPERPGGLELIDQLVAAGVVAAVGHTDADYATTLAAFERGASMVTHAFNGMRGVHHREPGPVPAALDAGVACELINDGVHVHPAAARLLLRRADRLVLVTDAIDATGVGDGTYVLGGQDVVVSDGQARLASNGSLAGSTLTMDAALRRAVTEVGMDIVDASAAASGTPARLIGLADRCGAIAPGLDADLVLLDDDLELARVLRQGAWLS; the protein is encoded by the coding sequence GTGACGCTGCTCATCGGCGCCCGGGTGGTGACCCCGTCGGGCGTCCTGGACTCCGGCTGGGTATCCGTCGAGGGCTCGACGATCACCGACCTGGGTACCGGGCCCGCGCCGGGCGGCGCCGGGCCGGTGGTCGATCTCGGCGGCGGTTGGCTGCTGCCGGGCTTCGTCGACCTGCACGTTCACGGCGGCGGCGGGCACGACTTCACCACGTCCGCGGACGACCTGGCGGCCGGCGTGGCGTTCCACGCGTCCCGCGGCACCACCCGGACGCTGATCTCGCTGGTCACCGCGCCGGTCGACGCGCTGGCCGAGCAGCTGCGCTGGGTCGCTGACGCGGTGGCCGCCGGCTCGACCGTGGTAGGTGCCCACCTGGAAGGTCCGTTCCTGGCCAGTGCCCGCTGTGGAGCGCAGAACCCGGCGCACCTGATCGACCCCGACGCCGGTGCGCTCCGGAAGCTGCTGGACGCCGGGCGCGGCACCGTACGGGTGGTCACGGTCGCGCCGGAGCGGCCGGGTGGCCTCGAGCTGATCGACCAGCTGGTCGCGGCCGGTGTGGTGGCGGCGGTCGGCCACACGGACGCCGACTACGCGACGACGTTGGCCGCGTTCGAGCGCGGCGCGTCGATGGTCACGCACGCGTTCAACGGGATGCGCGGCGTCCACCACCGGGAACCGGGGCCGGTGCCTGCCGCGCTCGACGCGGGGGTGGCGTGCGAGCTGATCAACGACGGTGTGCACGTCCATCCCGCGGCGGCCCGGCTGCTGCTGCGCCGCGCGGACCGTCTCGTGCTGGTGACCGACGCGATCGATGCGACCGGTGTCGGCGACGGGACTTACGTGCTGGGCGGCCAGGACGTCGTGGTGAGCGACGGACAGGCCCGGCTGGCGTCCAACGGGTCGCTGGCCGGCAGCACGCTGACGATGGACGCCGCGCTGCGCCGGGCGGTCACCGAGGTCGGCATGGACATCGTCGACGCGTCGGCGGCCGCGTCCGGGACGCCGGCCCGGCTGATCGGGCTCGCCGACCGCTGCGGCGCGATCGCCCCCGGCCTGGACGCGGACCTGGTGCTGCTCGACGACGACCTCGAGCTGGCGCGCGTCCTGCGCCAGGGCGCCTGGCTGAGCTAG
- the chrA gene encoding chromate efflux transporter, whose product MDASVSRPLSTEPEASAAASGGPDLIPFRQAVRTWFLISLQTFGGPAGQIAVMQRHLVDDRRWIGQRRFLHALNYCMLLPGPEAQQLAIYIGWLLNGLRGGLVAGTLFVLPGLVALLALSAIYAGYGDTTVVTAIFAGLAPAVVAIVVQAVWRVGSRALNSPALIGFAVAAFVALAVFGVPFPIVIALAAAAGWALHRWRPDSVASAGGHGDKDEGPPPLIADDALHHDRPSRRRAAIILSVGLFVWALPVAVVAAFTGVGSIFTQQSLFFSGTAVVTFGGAYAVLAFVAQRAVEHYGWLSAGDMVRGLALAETTPGPLIMVVQFVAFLGAYHHPGDLNPWVAGVIASLLTTWVTFVPCFLFILLGAPYVERLRGNQALSAALTGITAAVVGVIANLGLYFAVHTLFAESNTVTTGPLRLDLPDVTTLRPVSLGIAVVAAVLIFWLKWPVLRVLGVSAALGLAAGLIDAAIN is encoded by the coding sequence ATGGATGCTTCGGTTAGCCGCCCGCTGAGCACTGAACCCGAAGCGTCGGCGGCGGCGAGTGGCGGGCCGGACCTCATTCCGTTCCGGCAGGCCGTCCGCACCTGGTTCCTGATCTCGCTGCAGACCTTCGGTGGTCCGGCCGGGCAGATCGCGGTCATGCAACGGCACCTGGTCGATGACCGCCGCTGGATCGGCCAGCGGCGGTTCCTGCACGCGTTGAACTACTGCATGCTGCTGCCCGGCCCGGAGGCGCAGCAGCTGGCGATCTACATCGGATGGTTGCTCAACGGGCTGCGTGGTGGCCTGGTCGCCGGGACGCTGTTCGTGCTACCCGGCCTGGTCGCGCTGCTGGCGCTCTCGGCGATCTACGCCGGCTACGGCGACACGACGGTCGTCACCGCGATCTTCGCCGGCCTCGCCCCGGCAGTCGTGGCGATCGTCGTCCAGGCGGTCTGGCGGGTCGGTTCGCGGGCGCTGAACAGTCCGGCGCTGATCGGGTTCGCGGTCGCCGCGTTCGTCGCGCTGGCGGTCTTCGGGGTGCCGTTCCCGATCGTGATCGCGCTGGCCGCGGCGGCCGGCTGGGCACTGCACCGCTGGCGGCCCGACTCGGTGGCCTCGGCCGGGGGGCATGGCGACAAGGACGAGGGCCCGCCCCCGCTCATCGCCGACGACGCCCTGCACCACGATCGGCCCTCCCGGCGGCGAGCCGCGATCATCCTGTCCGTCGGGCTGTTCGTCTGGGCGCTCCCGGTCGCGGTGGTCGCGGCGTTCACCGGGGTCGGCAGCATCTTCACGCAGCAGAGCCTCTTCTTCTCCGGTACGGCCGTGGTGACCTTCGGCGGCGCCTACGCGGTCCTCGCCTTCGTCGCGCAGCGGGCCGTGGAGCACTACGGATGGCTCTCGGCCGGGGACATGGTTCGCGGCCTCGCGCTGGCCGAGACCACGCCGGGTCCGTTGATCATGGTCGTGCAGTTCGTGGCGTTCCTCGGCGCCTATCACCATCCGGGCGATCTCAACCCGTGGGTCGCCGGCGTGATCGCCTCGCTGCTGACGACCTGGGTGACGTTCGTCCCCTGCTTCCTGTTCATCCTGCTCGGCGCCCCCTACGTCGAGCGGCTGCGCGGAAACCAGGCCCTCTCGGCGGCGCTGACCGGCATCACCGCCGCCGTCGTCGGGGTGATCGCCAACCTGGGCCTCTACTTCGCCGTCCACACCCTCTTCGCGGAGAGCAACACGGTCACGACTGGCCCGCTGCGCCTGGATCTGCCCGACGTCACGACGCTCCGGCCGGTGTCGCTGGGGATCGCCGTGGTCGCCGCGGTGCTGATCTTCTGGCTGAAATGGCCGGTGCTTCGCGTCCTGGGGGTCAGCGCCGCGCTCGGGCTGGCAGCCGGCCTGATCGACGCGGCGATCAACTGA